One Bacillus amyloliquefaciens DSM 7 = ATCC 23350 DNA window includes the following coding sequences:
- a CDS encoding FAD binding domain-containing protein: MIPFDFDYFKPKTIQETTNLFHSLAAEKKTPMYYSGGTEIITLGRLNLIYTDAVIDINALPGFHTIGFYENDLVIGAGVSLTKVEEENPFPLLSKTVSEIADRTTRNKISLGGNICGSIYYREAVLPLLISDSLIGIAGRAGLHYHSINKIFNREIQLQKGDFLFHIVIDRTYTDLPFVSIKRRQQWNVGYPLVTVCALKKDEKIRMAFSGVCPFPFRSVEMEAMFNDKSCSLEERVRRSLQYLPKPILDGAEGSSDYRIFVLQHTILDALYELEGGPHV, translated from the coding sequence ATGATACCGTTTGATTTTGACTATTTTAAACCGAAGACCATTCAAGAAACAACTAATCTATTTCACTCTCTTGCGGCCGAAAAGAAAACACCAATGTATTATTCCGGCGGTACAGAAATTATAACGTTAGGAAGGCTGAATCTCATCTATACGGATGCGGTGATAGATATTAACGCACTTCCGGGATTTCATACCATTGGTTTTTATGAAAATGATCTGGTAATCGGAGCGGGTGTGTCATTAACGAAAGTGGAGGAAGAAAATCCATTCCCGTTATTAAGTAAAACAGTGAGTGAAATTGCGGATCGGACGACTCGAAATAAAATCAGTCTGGGCGGAAATATTTGCGGGAGCATCTATTACCGTGAGGCCGTGCTGCCGTTGCTGATTTCGGATAGTTTGATAGGGATTGCAGGGAGAGCGGGGCTTCATTACCATTCTATAAATAAAATATTTAACAGGGAAATACAACTGCAAAAAGGAGATTTTTTATTTCATATCGTTATAGACCGGACGTATACAGACTTGCCATTTGTCAGTATAAAAAGAAGACAGCAGTGGAATGTCGGATATCCATTGGTGACAGTTTGTGCACTGAAAAAAGATGAAAAGATTAGAATGGCCTTTAGCGGCGTATGTCCATTTCCTTTTCGTTCTGTTGAAATGGAGGCTATGTTTAACGATAAAAGCTGCTCATTAGAAGAAAGGGTACGCAGGTCTTTACAGTATCTGCCGAAACCTATTCTTGATGGCGCAGAAGGCTCAAGCGACTATCGAATATTTGTTTTACAGCATACAATCTTAGATGCCTTATATGAATTAGAAGGAGGTCCACATGTCTGA